GCTCGTCGACCAGATGTGTCGCCCAAAGCACAGAGATGCCGGTTGCGGCCAGGTCATGCACATGCGCGGTGATCGCGGCGCGGGCGGGCGCATCCAGCCCCACCGTCGGCTCGTCGAGCAGCAAAAGCCGCGGCCGGTGGATCAGCGCGCGGGCGATCTCCATCCGCCGCCGGTGCCCGCCGTTGAGCTTGCCGACCTTTTCCCCCGCCCGTTCCGCCATGCCAAGCCGGGTCAGGGCTTCCTCGATCCGGGCCTCGGTCTCCGCCCGGCCGAGCCCTTGCAGCGCCGCGAAATAGCGCAGGTTCGCCGCCACCGTCCGGTCCGGATCCTGCGTCGGCTGCTGAAAGACGACGCCGATCCCGGCCAGCGCCGCGCGCGGGGCGCGGCCCATGTCCACCCCGGCCACCGTCACCACCCCGGGGCGCGGCCGGATCAGCCCGGTCAGGACCGCCATCAAGGTCGATTTCCCCGCCCCGTTCGGGCCCAGAAGCGCGCAGAACCGCCCCGCGGGCAGGGTGAAGCCGACGCCGTCAAGCGCGGTCTTCGCGCCCCAGCGGTGCGACAGCCCGGCAACGGCAAGGGCAGGGGCAGGGGCAACGGTGGGGGCGGGGCTAGTCAATAGTGATCGCCAGCCGCTGATCGGAGCCCTTTGCGCCCGGGATTTCAAGCACATAAGATCCGGGCTTCACCGCGACGAAGCCGATTTCCATCGTGCCCGCCTGATCGAATTCGACCGAATGCAGCCCCATCGGCCGGATTTCCAGCCCCTCGATCACCACCTCGTCCACCCAGATCGCGCGAAAGAAATCACCGCCCGCAAGCCCGATCTCGCCCGAGCCGTCGGCGGTGATCTCGACCTCGTAATAGGTGCCCGATTTCAGCGCCCAGGGCCCGCCCAGGGGCTCGCCCACTGAAAGCATCACCTCGGGCAGGGTCTGTTTGTTCGGCCCGGCCAGAAGCCCGGCGGGGGCGTCGTCATCTTCGGCCAAGGCCGGGCTCGCCAGGGCAAGGGCCAGCAGCAGCGGGAAAAGGCGCATCGGAACTCCTAGTTCGGGGTGGGGCGGGCGGCGGCGCCCCAGGGGAAGCGGCCGACCTTGATCGTGGCAAGCGGCTCGAGCGTGGCGAGGTCGATCACCGTCACATCGCCCGAGACGCCGTTCGTGGTGAAAAGCCGGGTCTGATCGGGCGAGATCGCCATGTGCCAGACGCGGCGGCCGACCATGATGTAGCGCTCGACCTGAAGGGTCTTCGCATCGACGACGGCCAGATGATTGGCGGGGCCCAGCGCCACGAAAACCCGGGCGGCATCGGGCGAGAACCTCATCCCCACGGGTTGCAGCTTTTCTGCCCGCACGCCCGGAATGGCAAAGGAAATCTTGCCCTTCTCGGTCTGTGTCGCGGTGTCGAACACCGTCACCGTACCGCCGATTTCGGAACTGACCCAAAGTTCCGCGCCATCGGGCGAAAATTCCGCATGCCGCGGGCGGCTGTCGACCAGCGTGTTCGCGACGATCCGATGCGTCGCCGTGTCGATCCAATGCGCCATGTTGGTGGTTTCCGAGGTCGTCACCTGCAGCTTGCCATCGGGGGAAATCCCCATCCCCTCGGGCTCGACGCCGACATCGATCTGCGCCACCACCGACCGGCTTTGCGTATCGACGACGGTGGTGATCGCGTCATCCTCGTTCGCGATGTAGAGAAGCCGGTCATCGGGGGCGAGGACGAATTGCTCGGGATCCTCGCCCGAGGGCAGGTCATGCAGGATCGCCCCCGTCTCCGGGTCTATCACCTGCACCGCGTCGCTGTCCGAGGCGCAGATGTAAAGCCGCTTGAAATCGCGCGAAAAGGTGATGCCGCGCGGCCGTTCGCCGGTGGGATAGGTGGCCTTGACCGCCAGCGTCGCGACGTCGATCACGCTGACCGTGTCGTCGGATTCGTTCGTCACCCAGATTTCATCGGCCATCGCGGGCGTGGCGAGCAGGGTCGTCAGCAAAAGGGCGCGGATCATGGTCTGGCTCCGAAGGCGGTGCAAAGGGTTTCGGGGCGGTCGGTGCCCAATGTGTCAAGCTCGTTCGTCTGGTGCAGGAAGCCTTCGAGCGGGGCCATCGCCACCACGGCGCGTTCGGTCACAAGCGGCATCGGCTGGCGCATCTGCCCGTCCCAGGGGCGGAAGCTGACCGGCTGGCCGAGGAATGCCGCGATCCGCGCCTTGTCCGAAAGCAGGAAGCTGCGCAGGGCCGCGGGATCGGCCGTGCCCGTGCGGGTGCGCGCGTCGGAAATCGCGGCGATGGCGGCCCAGGCGGCGAAATCGGCGTCCTGCATCGGGCGGCTGGCGGCGCTGCGAAACCGCAGCTGCAGCTGCGCCGCGCCGTAATCTTCGACCACCTCGGTCCAGCCTTTCGCGGTCAGCCCTTCGGAGCCCGCGACCGGGCGCGGCAACCAGGTGTTGAAGGGGATGTAACGGGCGAAATCGCCGCGTTCATCGGCCACGAGCAGCAGGTCATGTTCGGGCAGGTCCTGGGTGAAAAGCGGCACCTCGGCCGCGCCGGACCGGCGCATGTCGGCGCTCAGCGGCCAGTCCTTTTCCCCCGCAAGCGAGAGGCCGAATTTCGTCAGGCTGGCTTTCAGCGCCGCGGCAAAGGCGCGGTCCTCGGGCTGCGGGCCGGTGATCAGCGCAAGGCTTTCCCAGCGTTTCGCCCGCAATTGCTGCGCCAGCGCATCGGTGCGCATCGCGGTCGAGGGCAGCGTGTGCAGCACGTTCGCCCGGCAGTCTTCGGCGCGCAGCCGCGGCTCGGGCGCGGCGGTGTTGAAGATCAGCGCCCCTTGTGCCTCGGGTAGATCGGCCAGCGCCAGCAGATCGGCGGCCGGGGCGCGCACGATCAGCACCCGGGCGCCCGCGGCCAGAAGGCGTTGCGCGGCGGCGAGAAAGTCTGCCTCGGGGGGCACGACGGTTTCGTGCAACGCCCAGTCGATCTTGAGGAATTTCCCCGTCGTCGCGATATCGGCGAGGCTGAGCCGCGCCCCCGCAAGGCCCAGATCGGCCGGATCGCCCGCAAGGTTCGACAGCACCACCGGCGGCGTCACCTGATGCTGAAGCCAGTCAAGACGCACCGTCTCGGCCGCGGCCGGACCGCCGACCATGAGCGCCATCGCTGTCAAAAAAGCCTTGTGCATCCTGGTCTCTCCCCCCGGGCAGGCTCGCCCGCGCCGCCGCGCCGATGCAATACGACCAAGGTCTAGGGCAGGGGGCGCGGGGGCGTGTTAGCCTGATGTCCGGTTCGGAGGTGTCGCATGCGCAAATCTGCCCTTTCGCTGGCGCTTCTGTCTGTCCTTGGCCTGCCCGCGGCGGCGCAGGAGGGGACGCAGGGCGATCTGAACCCGCCCGAGATGAGCCTCGAGCGGGTGCTGCGCGATGTCGAACGGGGGGAGACCTCGATGACCCACTGCGCGAGCGGTTATTTCCTGACGAAATCGGGCGATCATGCGGGCGCGCGTGCGGTCTTCGGGCTTTGCGCCGAGCGCGGCTGGACCGGGGCGATGACCTGGATGAGCCAGCTCGACGACAACGGGCTGGGCGGTCCCGAGGATCCGGCGGCGGCGGCCGAATGGAACCGGCGGGCCGCCGCGGCGGGCGATCCGGTCGGGCTGTTCAACCGCGGTCTGGATCTTTTGCGCGGGCGCGGCACCGCCCGCGACCCCGAGGCGGGGCGGCAGTTCGTCGACCGGGCCGCCGCGGCGGGTCTGGGCGATGCGCAGCGGCTGCAGCGCGCGGGCTATGATTGGCGCGAAGTCACCCCCGATGCCGACGAGGCGCGGTACATGCCGCAGGGTTGAGGGGCCGGTTTCGGCCTTCCCTGCGACCAAAGTCCAATGGCGCGTTTGATGCGGATCAACCGAGGGTGCGGCAAGCGGAATAGACTGGCGCCGAATGATCAGGAGAGTTGGCCATGAGAAAACGTTTCATCCTTGCCGCCGTGCTGGCCGCGGCCCTTGCCTCTGGCGCGCAGGCGGACCCGACCCAGCGCATCAAGATCGATGCCGGGCGGCAATTCTTTGACGCCAACTGCCACCGCTGCCATTCGGTCGATGCCGACAGGAAAAGTTACGGCCCGCTGCTCGAGGGCGTCGTCGGGCGCCGCGCCGGGTCGTTCCCGGGCTATCCCTATTCGAAGGCGCTGGCGGCGTCGGGCTTCGTCTGGACCAAGGGCGCGATCCGCGCCTGGATCGAGGCGAATGACCAGCTCGTGCCCGGCACGAAGATGCGCCATGTCGGCATCACCGATCCGACGGTGCAGGATTTCATCGTCGAATATCTGGCCAGCCTGCAGCCCTGAGACGGCTTTGGTTCGGCCCCGTTTCGGGCGGATCCGGAAAGGCACCGCCTTTCCCCGCCCGTGCCGCAGCGGCGGTGACAAGGCCGTTTCCACAGGCGCGACAGAGGGCAGCGCCCGGCCCGGCGGGCGAGAAGCGCCCGCCATGGGCGGGGCGGGCGCTGCCCGAGGGCCTTTGGGCCCTCGGGGGTCCCGGGGCGCAAATGTCCCGCAGGCCTCGGCGATGGCCTCGGCCCACCGGCCGCCACGGGCCGCCTAAGACCAATGGACAATACCCGCCGCCGCCGCCCCCGCCGATACTTCGCAAAGTCGTGATCAGACCGGTGCGGGGCGTGATCGGACAACAGGGAGGAGAAGAAAATGAACCGTTTCGTTCTGGCCGCGGTGGTGGCCCTGACATGTTTCGGCACCGCGCAGGCGGGCGGCGTGACCGAGGAGGATCTGCGCAACGACCAGCAGACCGCGGGCGACGTGGTGACGAACGGGATGGGGCGCGATCTGCAGCGGTTCAGCCCGCTTGCCACGCTCAACCGCGACAACGTCAAGAACCTGATGCCCGCCTGGGCCTTCAGCCTGGGCGGCGAGAAGCAGCGCGGCCAGGAAAGCCAGCCGATCGTCTATGACGGCGTCATGTACATCACCGGCTCCTATTCGCGGCTTTACGCGATCGACATCCACACCGGCAAGGAGATTTGGCAATATGACGCCCGCCTGCCCGAGGGCATCCTGCCCTGCTGCGACGTGATCAACCGCGGCGCGGCGATCTATGGCGACAATGTCTATTTCGGCACCCTTGATGCCCGCATCGTCGCGCTCGACCGCAAGACCGGCGATGTGAAATGGAACAAGAAGATCGCCGATTACAAGGAAGGCTATTCCTACACCGCCGCGCCGCTGATCGTGAACGGGCTCGTCATCACCGGCAATTCGGGCGGCGAATTCGGCATCGTCGGCGAGGTGCAGGCGCGCAATGCGGAGACGGGCGAGCTGGTCTGGACCCGGCCGATGATCGAGGGCCACATGGGCACGCTGAACGGCAAGCCCTCGACGATGACGGGCACGCTGAACGCGACCTGGCCGGGCGATCTGTGGAAGACCGGCGGCGGCGCCACCTGGCTTGGCGGCAGCTATGATGCCGAGACCGACACGCTGGTCTTCGGCGCGGGCAACCCGGCGCCCTGGAACAGCCATCTGCGCAACGCGGGCACGCCCACCGAGGGTAACAAGGGCGACAACCTTTACGCCGCCTCGCGCGTGGGGATCGACCCGGCGACGGGCGAGATCAAGTGGCACTTCCAGACCACCCCGCGCGAGGGCTGGGATTTCGACGGCGTGAACGAGGTGGTGGGCTTTGTCGACAAGGACGGCAACAAGCGCTTTGCCACCGCCGACCGCAACGGTTTCTTTTATGTGCTCAACCGCGCGGACGGCAAATTCGTCAACGCCTGGCCCTTCGTGAAGAACATCACCTGGGCCAAGGGCATCGATGAAACCGGCCGTCCGATCTACAACGAGGAGAACCGCCCCGGTGCCCCCGATGCCGCGGCCGAAGCGGCCAAGGGCCAGCAGATCTTTGCCGTGCCCTCGTTCCTGGGCGGCAAGAACTGGATGCCGATGGCCTACAGCCAGACCACGGGGCTCTTCTATGTCCCCTCGAACGAATGGGGGATGGATATCTGGAACGAGCCGATCAATTACAAGAAGGGCGCGGCTTACCTGGGCGCGGGCTTCACGATCAAGCCGCTCTTCGAGGATTACATCGGCTCGCTCAAGGCGATCGATCCGAATACGGGCGCGGTGAAATGGGAATACAAGAACGACGCGCCGCTGTGGGGGGGCGTGATGACCACCGCGGGCAAGCTGGTCTTCACCGGCAACCCCGAGGGCGAGTTCATGGCGCTGGACGCGGAAACCGGCGAAAAGCTGTGGTCGTTCCAGACCGGCTCGGGCATCGTCGGCCAGCCGATCACCTGGGAACAGGACGGCGAGCAATATGTCTCGATCATCTCGGGCTGGGGCGGCGCGGTGCCGCTTTGGGGCGGCGAAGTGGCCAAGCGCGTCAACTATCTGAACCAGGGCGGCACGGTCTGGACCTTCCGGCTGCCCAAGCAGCTTGCCTCGGTCAACTGAGGGGGGGCTGATCGAAAGGGGGCGTCCGGGGTATCCCGGGCGCCCTTTGCCATGCCGGGCCAATGCGACCATTGGACAATACGGGGGCGGCGCTATGATTGTTAGGGTGCAAAGACACTTATCGCCCAAAGGGCGGAGAGAGACAGGACAGGCCCGATGACCCCGGAACCCGCCGCCGCCGCCAGCCCGCGCACCGATTTCCGCTCGGCGCTGATCGTCGATGACCACCCGCTGTTTTGCGACGCGCTGGCGATGACGCTGCAGGCGGTGGCCGGGATCGAGGAGATCGCCAGCGCCGACAGTCTGGAAACCGCGCTGATCCGCGTCGAAAGCGCCGAGGGGGCACCGGCCGACGTGCTGGTGCTGGATCTGAACCTGCCCGATGTGAACGGGCTGGACGGGCTGATGCGGCTGCGTCAGGCGGCGCCAGAGATGCCGATCGTGGTGGTCTCCTCGATCGATGATCCGCGGGTGATCCGCGCCGCGATCTCGGCGGGGGCGGCGGGCTTCGTGCCGAAACATTCGCGCCGGGAATTGTTTCGCGCCGCCTTTGCCGCCATCGCGCGCGGCGAAATCTTCGTGCCGGAATCGACGGGCGACAGCCTCGCCACCGGCGACGGCATGAGCCCGCAGGACGAGGCCATCCGCCGCCTCAGCCTGCTGACCCGGCAACAGGCGAACATCCTGGAACAGATCTGCGCGGGCAAGATGAACAAGCAGATCGCCTATGACCTGTCGATTGCCGAAACCACGGTCAAGGCGCATGTGACGGCGATCATGCGCAAGCTGGGCGTCTATTCCCGCACCCAGGCCGTGCTTCTGGCGCGCGAGGCGCAGATCAATGCGCCCTTGCCGGAAGGCTGGCGCAAGCCGTAGGATGCCCGCGGAAGTTGAAATGCCAAAGCGGCAGGAGGAGGCTGCGATGGATCACCCCGACAGCGGTCTTTGGCGGGGGCCGGCCGCCGCCGTGCCCGCGCGCGCGGCGGTCCCGGTTGGTCTGCCCGATCCGCTGCCGCGTCTGGCGCGGGCGCTCGGCCCCGGGCCTTTCGCGCAGGTCTTCCTCTTTGCCAGCCCCGAGGCCGATCTCGCGGCGCTGGCCGCCGCGGCCCCCGCGGTTTTCGGCCCGGCCCGGGTCTGCGGCTGTTCCACCTCGGGCGAGATCACCGGGCGCGGCTATGACAGCGGCCAGATCGTCGCCTTTGCCCTGCCCGCGGCCGGGTTCGAGGTCGAGCAGCTGCTGATCGAGCCGCTGGATGCGCTGGACCCGCGGGCGCTGATTTCCGATCTGTTGCGGGCGCGGCAGGCCTTGGGGCGGCGCGCGCCGGACTGGCCCCACGAGGCGGCGGTGCTGCTGATCGACGGGCTTTCGGGACAGGAGGATGCGCTGGTCGCGGCGCTGTCGGGCGGGCTGGGGGCGGTGCCGGTCGTCGGCGGCTCGGCCGGGGACGGGGCGCGGTTCCGCACGGCGCCGGTCTTTGCCCGCGGCCAGCTGCGCGAGAATGCGGCGGTGCTGACGCTGATCCGTTCGGCCTGGGAATTGCGGCCCTTCTGTTTCGCCCATCAGCGCCCGACCGCGCGGCGGATGGTGGTGACGCGGGCCGATCCCTCGCGCAGGCTGGTGGCGCGGATCAACGACGAACCGGCGGCGCGGGAATATGCCCGCGCGCTGGGGCGGCTGCCCGAGCAGCTGACGCCCTTCCTTTTCGCCGCGCATCCGCTTCTGGTGCGGGCGGGCGGGCGGCATCATGTGCGCTCGATCCAGCAGGTGGAGCCCGACGGCGGGCTGACCTTCTTTGCCGCGATCGACGAGGGGCTGGTGCTGACCCTGGCCGAGCCGGTCGACATGGTGGCGCATCTGCGCGCGGAAATGGCCGGTCTGTGCGCGGGCGGGCGTCCTTCGGTGATCCTGGCCTTCGACTGTTTCTTTCGCCGTCTGGAGGCCGAGGGGCGTCAGCTGGGCCGCGAGATCTCCGAGTTGCTGATGCAGCACGGGGTCTGGGGGCTGTCGACCTATGGCGAGCAGGTGGGGGCGATGCATGTGAACCAGACCCTGACCGGGCTGGCCTTTTATCCGCCCGAGGTCCGCAGATGAGCCCCGATGACCTGCAGGACGGCCCGGGCGCTGGTCGATCCGCGCGATCCGCCCGAGCGGCAGACCGAGAAGCTTCTGACCATCGTCGGCGCGCTGATCCGCCATGCCGAGGAAACCCCCGAGGATACGCGGGGCCGCCTGGGTGCAGTTCGAACCGGCCGGCATGCTGGAGGACAGGTCCGCGACCGCACCCGCGATCTGGAACGGGCGCTCGATCTGCTCAATGCCTCGAATGCGCGGCTGGCCGAGGCGCATCGCGAAACCGAGGCGGCGCGCTCGAACCTCGCCTCGGCGATCGAGACGGTGCAGGAGGGATTCGCGCTCTTTGATGCCAATGACGTGCTGGTGATGTGCAATTCGCGCTTCAACGCGCTGTTGCCCGACATCCGCGCGCAGATGAAACCGGGGCTGACCTTCACCCGTTATGTCGAGATCGCCGCCCATTCCCGCCATCTGGGCATGCCCGACGGGATGACGCGGAA
This DNA window, taken from Rhodobacter capsulatus SB 1003, encodes the following:
- a CDS encoding ABC transporter ATP-binding protein is translated as MTSPAPTVAPAPALAVAGLSHRWGAKTALDGVGFTLPAGRFCALLGPNGAGKSTLMAVLTGLIRPRPGVVTVAGVDMGRAPRAALAGIGVVFQQPTQDPDRTVAANLRYFAALQGLGRAETEARIEEALTRLGMAERAGEKVGKLNGGHRRRMEIARALIHRPRLLLLDEPTVGLDAPARAAITAHVHDLAATGISVLWATHLVDELRDTDDMVLLHRGRVAAAGAVGALRGATPLPDWFLARTGAAA
- a CDS encoding YVTN family beta-propeller repeat protein, producing MIRALLLTTLLATPAMADEIWVTNESDDTVSVIDVATLAVKATYPTGERPRGITFSRDFKRLYICASDSDAVQVIDPETGAILHDLPSGEDPEQFVLAPDDRLLYIANEDDAITTVVDTQSRSVVAQIDVGVEPEGMGISPDGKLQVTTSETTNMAHWIDTATHRIVANTLVDSRPRHAEFSPDGAELWVSSEIGGTVTVFDTATQTEKGKISFAIPGVRAEKLQPVGMRFSPDAARVFVALGPANHLAVVDAKTLQVERYIMVGRRVWHMAISPDQTRLFTTNGVSGDVTVIDLATLEPLATIKVGRFPWGAAARPTPN
- a CDS encoding ABC transporter substrate-binding protein, producing the protein MALMVGGPAAAETVRLDWLQHQVTPPVVLSNLAGDPADLGLAGARLSLADIATTGKFLKIDWALHETVVPPEADFLAAAQRLLAAGARVLIVRAPAADLLALADLPEAQGALIFNTAAPEPRLRAEDCRANVLHTLPSTAMRTDALAQQLRAKRWESLALITGPQPEDRAFAAALKASLTKFGLSLAGEKDWPLSADMRRSGAAEVPLFTQDLPEHDLLLVADERGDFARYIPFNTWLPRPVAGSEGLTAKGWTEVVEDYGAAQLQLRFRSAASRPMQDADFAAWAAIAAISDARTRTGTADPAALRSFLLSDKARIAAFLGQPVSFRPWDGQMRQPMPLVTERAVVAMAPLEGFLHQTNELDTLGTDRPETLCTAFGARP
- a CDS encoding tetratricopeptide repeat protein, with the protein product MRKSALSLALLSVLGLPAAAQEGTQGDLNPPEMSLERVLRDVERGETSMTHCASGYFLTKSGDHAGARAVFGLCAERGWTGAMTWMSQLDDNGLGGPEDPAAAAEWNRRAAAAGDPVGLFNRGLDLLRGRGTARDPEAGRQFVDRAAAAGLGDAQRLQRAGYDWREVTPDADEARYMPQG
- a CDS encoding c-type cytochrome, encoding MRKRFILAAVLAAALASGAQADPTQRIKIDAGRQFFDANCHRCHSVDADRKSYGPLLEGVVGRRAGSFPGYPYSKALAASGFVWTKGAIRAWIEANDQLVPGTKMRHVGITDPTVQDFIVEYLASLQP
- a CDS encoding PQQ-dependent methanol/ethanol family dehydrogenase — encoded protein: MNRFVLAAVVALTCFGTAQAGGVTEEDLRNDQQTAGDVVTNGMGRDLQRFSPLATLNRDNVKNLMPAWAFSLGGEKQRGQESQPIVYDGVMYITGSYSRLYAIDIHTGKEIWQYDARLPEGILPCCDVINRGAAIYGDNVYFGTLDARIVALDRKTGDVKWNKKIADYKEGYSYTAAPLIVNGLVITGNSGGEFGIVGEVQARNAETGELVWTRPMIEGHMGTLNGKPSTMTGTLNATWPGDLWKTGGGATWLGGSYDAETDTLVFGAGNPAPWNSHLRNAGTPTEGNKGDNLYAASRVGIDPATGEIKWHFQTTPREGWDFDGVNEVVGFVDKDGNKRFATADRNGFFYVLNRADGKFVNAWPFVKNITWAKGIDETGRPIYNEENRPGAPDAAAEAAKGQQIFAVPSFLGGKNWMPMAYSQTTGLFYVPSNEWGMDIWNEPINYKKGAAYLGAGFTIKPLFEDYIGSLKAIDPNTGAVKWEYKNDAPLWGGVMTTAGKLVFTGNPEGEFMALDAETGEKLWSFQTGSGIVGQPITWEQDGEQYVSIISGWGGAVPLWGGEVAKRVNYLNQGGTVWTFRLPKQLASVN
- a CDS encoding response regulator, whose product is MTPEPAAAASPRTDFRSALIVDDHPLFCDALAMTLQAVAGIEEIASADSLETALIRVESAEGAPADVLVLDLNLPDVNGLDGLMRLRQAAPEMPIVVVSSIDDPRVIRAAISAGAAGFVPKHSRRELFRAAFAAIARGEIFVPESTGDSLATGDGMSPQDEAIRRLSLLTRQQANILEQICAGKMNKQIAYDLSIAETTVKAHVTAIMRKLGVYSRTQAVLLAREAQINAPLPEGWRKP
- a CDS encoding FIST N-terminal domain-containing protein → MPKRQEEAAMDHPDSGLWRGPAAAVPARAAVPVGLPDPLPRLARALGPGPFAQVFLFASPEADLAALAAAAPAVFGPARVCGCSTSGEITGRGYDSGQIVAFALPAAGFEVEQLLIEPLDALDPRALISDLLRARQALGRRAPDWPHEAAVLLIDGLSGQEDALVAALSGGLGAVPVVGGSAGDGARFRTAPVFARGQLRENAAVLTLIRSAWELRPFCFAHQRPTARRMVVTRADPSRRLVARINDEPAAREYARALGRLPEQLTPFLFAAHPLLVRAGGRHHVRSIQQVEPDGGLTFFAAIDEGLVLTLAEPVDMVAHLRAEMAGLCAGGRPSVILAFDCFFRRLEAEGRQLGREISELLMQHGVWGLSTYGEQVGAMHVNQTLTGLAFYPPEVRR